Proteins encoded together in one Candidatus Nitrosocaldus cavascurensis window:
- a CDS encoding DUF47 domain-containing protein, with the protein MKKDRIFNGIRRYSSSGGSIQDILLEHMNIVVEILNNFKSMIDSILTLDIRKGQEYVELIDALETRADDVHRENVIKICKGSFFGYMREDILALMERVDDIADSAKEASRTLMIRRVPDDSLLKFLNANTLAYINGSIETVMYLLDLIDSLHEKRDIILEKVKKVEQGEERVDAIKNIVLHELYSSNAYDILTIIQLKEFIQLIDRIADSAEDASDVIILMLAKGYA; encoded by the coding sequence ATGAAGAAGGATAGAATATTCAATGGTATAAGGAGGTATAGTAGTAGTGGTGGTAGTATTCAGGATATACTGCTAGAGCATATGAATATTGTAGTAGAGATACTTAACAACTTCAAGAGTATGATAGATTCAATCCTTACGCTTGATATAAGGAAGGGACAAGAGTATGTTGAGTTGATCGATGCTCTAGAGACTAGAGCTGATGATGTACATAGGGAGAATGTTATCAAGATATGCAAGGGTTCGTTCTTTGGTTACATGCGTGAGGATATTCTAGCACTCATGGAACGTGTTGATGATATAGCAGATAGTGCAAAGGAGGCATCTAGAACGTTGATGATTAGGAGAGTTCCAGATGATTCACTGCTCAAGTTCCTCAATGCTAACACTCTAGCATACATAAACGGGAGTATAGAGACTGTTATGTACCTTCTAGACCTTATAGATTCATTGCATGAGAAGAGAGATATCATACTAGAGAAGGTAAAGAAGGTAGAGCAGGGTGAGGAGAGGGTTGATGCAATAAAGAACATAGTGCTGCATGAGCTATACTCCAGCAACGCTTATGACATACTCACCATAATACAACTCAAGGAGTTCATACAGCTTATAGATAGGATTGCAGATAGTGCAGAGGATGCAAGTGATGTTATAATACTTATGCTAGCCAAAGGGTATGCATAG
- a CDS encoding 2-oxoacid:ferredoxin oxidoreductase subunit alpha, with the protein MKVVNRLSWVTGGPQGSGVDTAANIFAKACALGGLYIFGKREYHSNIKGEHSYFSIYVSEEPVRAHVDDIDMLVVFDAETLFRHAKNVVSDGVVVYDTSIADTKIDDVQTLDRRRRDELASLLSSNSLEGTARGMLKLLEMQGARLYAIPCHDLLQDIASKRNEPSLGKLTRMINIMMLASSLALLEYDQQILANAIRHVFKAKKSIADLNVDAALYTYNYTKAKYVNEDGSMRYRLSAREPMHNMLLMQGNQAVALGKMVAGCRFQTYYPITPASDESEFLEANEVLDGKGSVVVVQTEDEIAAISMAIGAGLSGARSSTSTSGPGFSLMAEALGWAGMNEVPVVVTLYQRAGPSTGLPTRHEQGDLLFAIHAGHGEFPRIVIASGDVEEAFYDAIRAFNYAERYQMPVIHIVDKAIANSIIVCKEFNPTLVKIDRGLLVDSVDAATAATVNVTTPIDGSYLRFKLTDDGVSPRVRLGTPNAIFWNTGDEHDERGHITEEPDLRVMMMDKRMSKLDLVLKEVSEDEQVVMHGYRSDATVISWGSTKGAILDAIDMLKANDGIDMNFVQVRLLNPFPSARVSSLLEGTRLLIDVEMNYSAQLARLLRANIQRDPDYYVVKYNGRPMSSSEVYEALKGIIKGSIKGKRVVLRHGV; encoded by the coding sequence ATGAAAGTGGTCAATAGGTTAAGTTGGGTGACTGGAGGGCCACAAGGGAGTGGTGTAGATACTGCAGCGAACATCTTTGCTAAAGCATGTGCACTTGGAGGGCTCTACATATTCGGCAAGAGGGAGTACCACTCAAATATAAAGGGGGAGCATAGTTACTTCAGCATATATGTAAGTGAGGAGCCTGTAAGGGCTCATGTAGACGATATAGATATGCTTGTTGTGTTTGATGCTGAGACCCTGTTCAGGCATGCAAAGAATGTTGTAAGCGATGGTGTAGTAGTCTACGATACATCCATAGCAGATACCAAGATAGATGATGTACAAACACTAGATAGGAGGAGAAGGGATGAGCTTGCATCTCTACTCTCTAGCAACTCGCTTGAGGGTACAGCAAGGGGCATGCTTAAACTCCTTGAGATGCAAGGGGCAAGGTTGTATGCTATACCATGCCATGACCTCCTTCAAGATATAGCAAGTAAGAGGAATGAACCATCACTTGGCAAGCTCACAAGGATGATAAATATAATGATGTTGGCATCATCCCTTGCACTACTTGAGTATGATCAGCAGATACTTGCAAATGCTATAAGGCATGTATTCAAGGCAAAGAAGAGCATTGCAGATCTCAACGTTGATGCTGCACTCTACACATACAACTACACAAAGGCCAAGTATGTTAATGAGGATGGTAGCATGAGGTATAGGCTCTCAGCAAGGGAGCCTATGCATAATATGCTACTCATGCAAGGTAACCAAGCAGTTGCTCTAGGGAAGATGGTTGCTGGCTGCAGATTCCAGACCTATTACCCTATAACCCCAGCATCGGATGAGTCTGAGTTCCTCGAGGCTAATGAGGTGCTTGATGGTAAAGGCTCAGTTGTAGTTGTGCAGACTGAGGATGAGATAGCAGCTATATCAATGGCAATAGGTGCAGGGCTATCAGGTGCAAGATCCTCAACAAGCACATCTGGTCCAGGGTTCTCGCTAATGGCTGAGGCTCTTGGTTGGGCTGGGATGAACGAGGTCCCAGTTGTAGTAACGCTCTACCAGAGGGCAGGACCAAGCACTGGGCTGCCTACTAGGCATGAGCAAGGAGATCTGTTATTTGCAATACATGCTGGGCATGGTGAGTTTCCTAGGATAGTCATAGCATCTGGGGATGTCGAGGAGGCGTTCTACGATGCAATAAGAGCCTTCAATTATGCAGAGCGCTATCAGATGCCAGTGATACATATAGTTGATAAGGCTATAGCGAATAGCATCATTGTATGCAAGGAGTTCAACCCTACTCTAGTGAAGATAGATAGAGGATTGCTGGTTGATAGTGTTGATGCTGCTACTGCTGCTACTGTTAACGTTACTACACCAATAGATGGTAGTTACTTGAGGTTCAAGTTAACTGATGATGGTGTATCACCAAGGGTAAGGCTAGGTACTCCTAACGCTATATTCTGGAATACTGGAGATGAGCATGATGAGAGAGGGCATATAACAGAGGAGCCAGATCTAAGGGTAATGATGATGGATAAGCGTATGAGCAAACTAGACCTTGTGCTTAAAGAGGTTAGTGAGGATGAGCAGGTAGTTATGCATGGCTATAGATCTGATGCAACAGTTATAAGCTGGGGCTCAACCAAAGGCGCTATACTGGATGCTATTGATATGCTCAAGGCAAATGATGGTATTGATATGAACTTTGTGCAGGTAAGACTACTCAACCCATTCCCATCAGCAAGGGTATCATCCCTGCTTGAGGGTACAAGGCTGCTAATAGATGTTGAGATGAACTACTCTGCCCAACTAGCAAGGTTGTTGAGGGCTAATATACAGCGTGATCCTGATTACTATGTTGTGAAGTACAATGGTAGACCAATGTCATCTAGCGAGGTTTATGAAGCACTGAAGGGTATAATCAAGGGAAGCATAAAGGGTAAGAGGGTGGTTTTGAGGCATGGTGTCTAG
- a CDS encoding 2-oxoacid:ferredoxin oxidoreductase subunit beta → MVSRQFKLADYKTDVHNDWCPGCGDFAILNSIQMALADLQIERHRAVIFSGIGCSGKTPHYVNVYGIHTLHGRVLPFAIGAKLANPSLEVIAVGGDGDGYGIGAGHFVNAGRRNVDLTYIVFNNAVYGLTKGQASPTLKLGMKTKSLPKPNINQGINPVMMALAAGYTFIARAYAYDVKHLKDIIVKAIRHKGLALVDVLQPCPTYNDIYTKEWFSGLDRVDPASGRAMPRIYKLEEQGYDPVVHSLDDEDELNAKIMQAIIKSREWGDRIPVGIFYQNEHIPVYEERIGSRIPDYMSNPPALQRIDDGNGNPYADISRLLNEFRASTV, encoded by the coding sequence ATGGTGTCTAGACAATTCAAGTTGGCAGATTACAAGACAGATGTGCATAACGACTGGTGCCCTGGCTGTGGAGACTTTGCTATCCTCAACTCAATACAGATGGCACTTGCTGATCTACAGATTGAGAGGCATAGAGCAGTGATATTCTCTGGCATAGGATGCTCTGGCAAGACTCCTCACTATGTTAATGTGTATGGCATACATACACTCCATGGTAGAGTGCTACCATTTGCAATAGGTGCAAAGTTAGCAAACCCATCGCTAGAGGTTATAGCGGTTGGAGGAGATGGAGATGGTTATGGCATAGGGGCAGGGCACTTTGTTAATGCTGGGAGGAGGAATGTAGATCTAACATACATAGTATTCAACAACGCTGTTTATGGGCTTACTAAGGGGCAGGCATCGCCAACATTAAAGCTTGGTATGAAGACCAAATCCCTTCCTAAACCAAACATAAACCAAGGCATAAACCCTGTGATGATGGCTCTAGCAGCAGGGTACACATTCATTGCTAGAGCATATGCCTATGATGTAAAGCATCTTAAGGATATAATAGTGAAGGCTATAAGGCATAAGGGTCTAGCATTGGTTGATGTACTCCAACCATGCCCAACATACAACGATATATACACAAAGGAGTGGTTCTCAGGCCTTGACAGGGTTGATCCAGCAAGTGGAAGAGCAATGCCAAGGATATACAAGTTGGAGGAGCAAGGGTATGATCCTGTTGTACATAGCTTAGATGATGAGGATGAACTTAATGCTAAGATTATGCAAGCAATAATCAAGTCTAGAGAGTGGGGGGATAGGATACCTGTAGGCATATTCTACCAGAACGAGCATATACCAGTGTATGAGGAGAGGATAGGTAGCAGGATACCTGATTATATGAGTAACCCACCAGCACTCCAGAGGATAGATGATGGTAATGGTAACCCATATGCAGATATAAGCAGATTACTGAATGAGTTTAGAGCAAGTACTGTGTAA
- a CDS encoding orotidine 5'-phosphate decarboxylase / HUMPS family protein: MGMALLQVALDVVRVEDAISIAIMARENGADIIEAGTLLIKSAGISSVKSIKEVCKDLPVVADMKVLDNGAEEVEMAARNNADIVTVSALAHDKTILDAVITARNHGVKIMVDFLHVKDPLDRGMDLCELGVDYICIHRGIDAVRAGAMRMDEMIKVVKALSGSCNVPIAVAGGIDDSNICELIRAGAKIIVMGSYITKSADVGRTVKWVRRFIDSAVV; encoded by the coding sequence ATGGGCATGGCATTACTTCAGGTAGCGTTGGATGTTGTAAGGGTTGAGGATGCAATAAGCATAGCAATAATGGCTAGGGAGAATGGTGCTGATATCATAGAGGCTGGCACACTGCTCATAAAGAGTGCTGGCATCTCATCTGTAAAGAGTATAAAGGAGGTATGCAAGGATCTACCCGTTGTTGCTGACATGAAGGTACTTGATAATGGAGCAGAGGAGGTTGAGATGGCAGCAAGGAATAATGCTGATATAGTTACTGTATCTGCCCTAGCACATGATAAGACCATACTGGATGCTGTTATAACAGCAAGGAACCATGGTGTAAAGATAATGGTTGATTTTCTTCATGTAAAGGACCCATTGGATAGAGGCATGGATCTATGCGAGTTGGGTGTAGATTACATATGCATACACAGGGGTATAGATGCTGTGAGGGCAGGGGCAATGCGCATGGATGAGATGATCAAGGTTGTGAAGGCATTGAGTGGCTCATGTAATGTTCCTATAGCCGTTGCTGGAGGCATAGATGATTCAAACATATGTGAGTTGATAAGGGCAGGGGCTAAGATCATAGTTATGGGCTCATACATAACAAAGTCTGCAGATGTTGGAAGAACGGTGAAGTGGGTTAGGAGGTTCATAGATAGCGCAGTAGTATGA
- a CDS encoding M20/M25/M40 family metallo-hydrolase, translating to MLVIDKLREYVKENRDDIVSDLRSLIKHPSVSAQGIGIDECAGVLNGIMRDAGLESRIIRPKEGNPIVYGEVNVGSDKKTLLFYGHYDVQPAEPLDAWRYNPFSGIVTDDKVHGRGAADSKGNVIAVVKAIKAMFDLNGTLPLNVKVLIEGEEEISSVHLPAFVKEHADMLKADACVCFDGSLNPSGTPNIYAGLKGLLYVEFRTRTASVDMHSSLAPIAPNAAWTLIKALNSVKKDGRIMVDGWYDDVRVPSKDDLVLLDRLEYDLESIKKDYGVREFIGKVKGKAALKKLLFEPTCNIAGIYSGYVSSGSKTVLPSEAMAKVDFRLVYDQRPDELFKRLQDHLSKMGFIDVELTMLGSLEPSKTDPNSRIVRAVASAASSVYNREPSIFPNSWASGPDYVFTKLLKMNSVWTGCSPAHANIHAPNEFTSIRNVMDGICYISSIMQEFSK from the coding sequence ATGCTAGTGATAGACAAGTTAAGGGAGTACGTTAAGGAGAATAGAGATGATATAGTTAGTGATCTAAGGAGCCTAATAAAGCATCCAAGCGTATCTGCCCAAGGGATAGGTATAGATGAGTGTGCTGGAGTGTTGAATGGGATAATGCGTGATGCTGGGCTAGAGAGCAGGATAATAAGACCAAAGGAGGGTAATCCAATAGTCTATGGTGAAGTTAATGTTGGGAGTGATAAGAAGACGCTGCTCTTCTACGGGCATTATGATGTGCAGCCAGCAGAGCCTTTGGATGCATGGCGCTACAACCCATTCTCTGGCATAGTTACGGATGATAAGGTGCATGGGAGGGGCGCAGCAGACTCAAAGGGGAATGTTATAGCAGTGGTTAAGGCTATCAAGGCTATGTTTGATCTTAATGGTACACTTCCTCTGAACGTTAAGGTACTCATAGAGGGCGAGGAAGAGATATCATCTGTGCATCTACCAGCCTTTGTGAAGGAGCATGCAGATATGCTCAAGGCTGATGCATGTGTATGCTTTGATGGCTCATTGAACCCATCTGGCACCCCAAACATATACGCTGGCCTCAAAGGTTTGCTCTACGTTGAGTTTAGGACAAGAACAGCATCAGTAGATATGCACTCATCCCTTGCCCCAATAGCACCTAACGCTGCATGGACCCTCATAAAGGCTTTGAATAGTGTGAAGAAGGATGGTAGGATAATGGTTGATGGTTGGTACGATGATGTTAGAGTACCAAGCAAGGATGATCTTGTCTTACTCGATAGGCTAGAGTACGATCTTGAGAGCATCAAGAAGGATTATGGCGTGAGGGAGTTCATAGGCAAGGTTAAGGGCAAGGCTGCATTAAAGAAGTTGCTATTTGAACCAACTTGTAACATAGCAGGTATATACTCTGGCTATGTATCCTCAGGATCAAAGACGGTACTTCCAAGCGAAGCAATGGCAAAGGTTGACTTTAGGCTTGTTTATGATCAGAGGCCAGATGAGCTCTTCAAGAGGCTGCAGGATCATCTAAGTAAGATGGGCTTCATAGATGTTGAGTTAACTATGCTAGGCTCCCTTGAACCCTCAAAGACAGATCCAAACTCAAGGATAGTTAGAGCAGTAGCAAGTGCTGCTAGCAGTGTATACAATAGAGAACCATCTATATTCCCTAACTCATGGGCATCTGGACCAGATTATGTATTCACCAAACTGCTCAAGATGAACTCTGTATGGACTGGATGCTCACCAGCACATGCAAACATACATGCGCCTAATGAGTTTACAAGTATAAGGAATGTGATGGATGGCATATGCTATATTAGCAGCATAATGCAAGAGTTCTCAAAGTAG
- a CDS encoding metal-dependent hydrolase — protein MLLVGHAAWAYVISRSLASVLNVKINPYLVMLLGMVPDADILLQEYIKHRSVTHSMLFWGIVFIPFFIAYRKRSIPYFMAVVQHIMLGDVIVASTNLIWPWRYEIGMGYSALSPLNMAMESIGLGLALLLTIKYDRFIITRNRCNILGLVVILPLLGSMLYLFTANGLLFLDHIIGSNISAKNMIRGSNDMMFVAMILHVSFSILLSISILQGMYALIARIH, from the coding sequence GTGTTACTTGTAGGACATGCAGCATGGGCATACGTTATATCAAGATCATTAGCATCAGTGCTCAACGTTAAGATCAACCCTTATCTAGTGATGTTGCTTGGAATGGTGCCAGATGCTGATATCCTACTTCAGGAGTACATAAAGCATAGATCTGTAACCCATAGCATGCTATTCTGGGGTATTGTATTCATACCATTCTTCATAGCATATAGGAAGAGGAGCATACCATATTTCATGGCAGTTGTACAGCATATAATGCTTGGAGATGTTATAGTTGCAAGTACAAATCTGATATGGCCATGGAGGTATGAGATAGGCATGGGTTACAGCGCACTCTCACCTCTAAATATGGCTATGGAGTCCATTGGTCTGGGCTTAGCATTACTCTTAACCATAAAGTATGATAGGTTTATTATTACAAGGAATAGGTGTAACATACTTGGTTTAGTTGTTATACTACCTCTTCTAGGCTCCATGCTCTATCTCTTCACCGCAAATGGTCTGCTCTTCCTTGATCATATAATTGGTAGCAATATAAGTGCAAAGAACATGATTAGAGGTAGTAACGATATGATGTTTGTAGCAATGATATTGCATGTATCATTCTCTATACTCTTATCCATATCTATACTGCAGGGTATGTATGCACTTATAGCAAGGATACATTAA
- a CDS encoding winged helix-turn-helix domain-containing protein: protein MKKNDDKSNKSDTMLENSRRRSREEILASVLVSAINGTTKTKIMYSNALNFAQVKYYINYAIESGFIRVYEDNTAGKRGRYIYVTTEKGLEYLKFYESLNTGRANASILSKKYSDKGD from the coding sequence ATGAAGAAGAATGATGACAAGAGCAATAAGAGCGATACAATGCTAGAGAATTCAAGGAGGAGGAGCAGAGAAGAGATATTGGCAAGTGTACTTGTATCAGCCATAAACGGTACAACCAAGACCAAGATAATGTATAGTAATGCTTTAAACTTTGCACAGGTGAAGTACTATATAAATTACGCCATTGAATCTGGCTTTATTAGAGTGTATGAGGATAATACTGCTGGCAAGAGAGGCAGATATATATACGTAACAACTGAGAAGGGGCTTGAGTACCTAAAGTTCTATGAAAGCTTAAATACTGGTAGGGCGAATGCTAGTATATTAAGCAAGAAGTATTCTGATAAAGGTGATTAG
- a CDS encoding glycosyltransferase family 2 protein yields MMGVEVKEGLKDRLKAMDVNKLITVVIPTLNEEQGIAKVIEELHSLGITNILVVDGYSSDRTVDVAKSLGARVIYQHGHGKTGALKAAVEHVNTPYMLVMDGDYTYDASSIERFIQHMDNYDEIIGARIPVDDASMSRLHRFGNAVITKAFNLLMNTNLSDVCSGMYMLKTDTMREIDLNTSGFDVEAEIAAQIASIGSITEVPINYRARIGRQKLST; encoded by the coding sequence ATGATGGGTGTAGAGGTCAAGGAGGGGTTAAAGGATAGGTTAAAGGCTATGGATGTGAACAAGTTGATAACAGTAGTTATACCAACGCTCAATGAGGAGCAGGGTATAGCCAAGGTTATAGAGGAGTTGCACTCTCTAGGCATAACCAACATCCTTGTTGTTGATGGCTACTCTAGCGATAGAACAGTTGATGTTGCAAAGAGTCTAGGTGCAAGGGTCATCTACCAGCATGGGCATGGTAAGACTGGAGCACTCAAGGCTGCTGTTGAGCATGTTAATACTCCATACATGCTTGTCATGGATGGAGATTACACCTACGATGCATCGAGCATAGAGCGCTTCATCCAGCATATGGACAACTATGATGAGATAATAGGTGCAAGGATACCTGTTGATGATGCTAGTATGAGCAGGTTACACAGGTTTGGTAACGCTGTGATAACAAAGGCATTCAACCTACTCATGAATACAAACCTCTCAGATGTATGCTCTGGCATGTACATGCTCAAGACAGATACGATGAGGGAGATCGATCTTAACACATCTGGCTTCGATGTTGAGGCTGAGATTGCTGCACAGATAGCAAGCATAGGAAGCATAACAGAGGTTCCAATAAACTATAGAGCAAGGATTGGGAGGCAGAAGCTCTCAACATGA
- the glmS gene encoding glutamine--fructose-6-phosphate transaminase (isomerizing), whose amino-acid sequence MCSIIAYKGYRDAAPLIVKALSRMEYRGYDSVGIATAHNNSTIMVKKGVGNVGYVNSRLNLDRMHGRVGIGHTRWATHGVVSDINAHPHVSCDGRIAVVHNGIVENYAALKYALASEGHVFRSDTDSEVIAHLLEDAFTEPQSDEEEMLGKLVNVLNLLNGSYSFVALVSNGMLVGARYHEPLIIGLTNPSKDDGDDGGDDSILYADECFIASDVLAFIEYTDKAVFLADGEAFLVRYADASKQRVMVKIFDRNGNVTNKEITQIAWEFADVDKGRFAHYTLKEIHEQRYTIGKAFNASDDRLRELINVLINADRIIVTGSGSSYHAALIAKHLFSKLCMLACDAIVASEFIYSIDTYANNAGKPLLIAISQSGETADVLNAVRIARGKNFRIASIVNAPLSTLARESDIYLSINAGPEIGVAATKSFTAQMALLYRMSIEASRSNGMNPLTLDIGSSNIYVDKILGMEAYISDLAESIKNVNSIYIIAKGIHHVIALEGALKLKELAYVHAEGIHAGELKHGPLALIDGKSIVIALNPMDDTYSDVLASIHEAKARGACIIGVSDSRCNMYDFTLEIPRVDRLLYPLYEVIPLQLLAYHMALKRDCNPDYPRNIAKSVTVK is encoded by the coding sequence GTGTGCTCCATAATTGCATACAAGGGTTACAGAGATGCTGCTCCTCTAATAGTTAAAGCGTTATCTAGGATGGAGTATAGAGGCTATGATAGTGTTGGTATAGCAACTGCACATAACAACTCAACCATCATGGTTAAGAAGGGTGTTGGCAATGTTGGTTATGTTAACTCTAGACTTAACCTTGATAGGATGCATGGTAGGGTTGGGATTGGGCATACAAGATGGGCTACGCATGGAGTAGTTAGCGATATCAATGCTCATCCTCATGTATCTTGTGATGGGAGGATAGCAGTAGTGCATAATGGTATAGTAGAGAATTATGCTGCTCTAAAGTATGCACTTGCCTCTGAAGGGCATGTATTTAGAAGCGATACAGATAGCGAGGTTATAGCACACCTACTAGAAGATGCTTTTACAGAACCTCAATCTGATGAAGAAGAGATGCTAGGCAAATTGGTTAATGTGTTAAATCTATTGAATGGCTCATACTCATTTGTAGCATTGGTAAGTAATGGTATGCTTGTAGGAGCAAGGTACCATGAGCCACTCATAATAGGGTTAACCAATCCAAGTAAGGATGATGGTGATGATGGTGGTGATGATAGCATATTATATGCTGATGAGTGCTTCATAGCAAGCGATGTTCTAGCATTCATAGAGTATACAGATAAGGCTGTCTTCCTTGCTGATGGCGAAGCATTCCTTGTTAGGTATGCTGATGCATCTAAGCAGAGGGTTATGGTTAAGATATTCGATAGGAATGGTAATGTAACTAATAAAGAGATCACACAGATAGCATGGGAGTTTGCTGATGTTGATAAGGGCAGATTTGCACACTATACACTGAAAGAGATACATGAGCAGAGGTATACTATAGGCAAGGCATTCAATGCTAGTGATGATAGATTACGTGAACTCATTAACGTTCTAATTAATGCTGATAGGATAATAGTTACTGGCTCTGGTAGCAGTTACCATGCAGCATTGATTGCAAAGCATCTCTTCTCCAAGTTGTGCATGCTAGCCTGTGATGCTATAGTTGCAAGTGAGTTCATATACAGCATCGATACCTATGCAAATAATGCTGGTAAGCCTCTCCTCATTGCAATATCACAGAGTGGAGAGACTGCAGATGTGCTTAATGCTGTTAGGATAGCAAGAGGCAAGAACTTCAGGATAGCATCGATAGTGAATGCTCCATTATCTACCCTTGCAAGGGAGAGCGATATCTATCTGAGTATAAATGCTGGTCCAGAGATAGGAGTTGCTGCAACAAAGAGCTTCACAGCACAGATGGCACTTCTGTACAGGATGAGCATCGAGGCTTCAAGGAGCAATGGTATGAACCCTCTAACGCTAGATATAGGTAGTTCCAATATCTATGTAGATAAGATATTAGGGATGGAGGCATACATAAGCGATCTTGCAGAGAGTATAAAGAATGTAAACAGCATCTACATAATAGCAAAGGGCATACATCATGTCATAGCTCTTGAGGGTGCATTGAAGCTCAAGGAACTTGCATATGTGCATGCTGAAGGTATACATGCTGGAGAGTTGAAGCATGGTCCTCTAGCATTGATAGATGGGAAGAGCATAGTTATAGCACTGAACCCAATGGATGATACTTATAGTGATGTACTAGCATCTATTCATGAGGCAAAGGCTAGGGGTGCATGCATAATAGGTGTATCTGACTCTAGATGTAATATGTATGATTTTACACTTGAAATACCTAGAGTAGATAGACTACTATACCCCTTGTATGAGGTTATACCACTTCAGTTGCTAGCATACCATATGGCACTGAAGAGGGATTGTAATCCAGATTATCCAAGGAACATAGCAAAGTCTGTAACAGTCAAGTAA
- a CDS encoding NADH-quinone oxidoreductase subunit A produces the protein MLLFGVVASVPALIVAKMIAPRRRFFNPVKFMPMECGQVPTGEGRTRFMMQYYSYVLMFVVFDVMTIFLYAWGASLFALPRTVTLPIIIFLAILGAALGYAMYLSARRDIW, from the coding sequence ATGCTGCTATTTGGCGTTGTAGCATCAGTGCCAGCACTCATAGTAGCAAAGATGATAGCACCAAGGAGGAGGTTCTTCAACCCTGTTAAGTTCATGCCAATGGAGTGTGGGCAGGTTCCAACTGGAGAAGGTAGGACTAGGTTCATGATGCAGTACTACTCATACGTGCTCATGTTCGTTGTCTTTGATGTTATGACCATCTTCCTTTATGCTTGGGGTGCATCACTGTTTGCTCTACCAAGAACGGTTACCCTTCCAATAATAATCTTCCTTGCCATTCTAGGTGCTGCACTAGGCTATGCCATGTACCTATCTGCAAGAAGGGATATATGGTGA
- a CDS encoding NADH-quinone oxidoreductase subunit B translates to MLRELLSPKTESKRVDGERPANFNVLVGKLSEVLVRAVDKPLGYAINWGRLWSLWPVHLETACCSLEFGAASGPRYDVERFGIIEAFGSLRQCDLMVIQGTVTRKMAPRVRMIYDQMPEPKYVIAMGACAITGGLYFDSYNVLPGIDGVIPVDVYVPGCPPRPETLIQGCILLQEKIKRTRFR, encoded by the coding sequence ATGTTAAGAGAACTCCTAAGCCCTAAGACTGAGAGTAAGAGGGTTGATGGTGAGAGGCCAGCAAACTTCAACGTTCTAGTTGGTAAGTTATCTGAAGTACTTGTAAGGGCAGTTGATAAGCCATTGGGCTATGCAATAAACTGGGGAAGGTTATGGTCACTCTGGCCTGTACACCTTGAGACAGCATGCTGCAGTCTTGAGTTTGGTGCAGCATCTGGCCCTAGATATGATGTTGAACGCTTCGGCATAATCGAGGCCTTTGGCTCATTGAGGCAGTGTGATCTTATGGTTATACAGGGCACTGTAACAAGGAAGATGGCACCAAGGGTAAGGATGATCTATGATCAGATGCCAGAGCCCAAGTATGTTATAGCCATGGGCGCATGTGCAATAACTGGAGGATTATACTTTGACTCATACAACGTGCTCCCAGGTATAGATGGTGTTATACCAGTTGATGTTTATGTGCCAGGATGTCCTCCAAGGCCAGAGACGTTGATACAGGGCTGCATACTCTTGCAGGAGAAGATAAAGAGGACTAGGTTCAGGTAG